Within Gammaproteobacteria bacterium, the genomic segment GGACGTCGTCCCCCTCGATCACAATAACCGCATACTGGTTGCACAGGGCCTGCAGCGCATTCGCAGTGGCCGCTGCATTGCCGGCATTCGGGCACTGCTCACCGTGGCAGGGAAGAATGTGGAACGTATCTGCGCCTCCGATCTCGCATTTTCCGCCGCGCCGCGCCTTAACGCCGCAGGCAGGCTGGAGGACATGGCGCTCGGCATTGAATGCCTGTTGTGCGATGACTACACAGCCGCGCTGGATATGGCCCAGCGTCTCGACACACTCAACCGCGAACGCCGCAGCATCGAAAGCGAGATGCAGGAGCAGGCCTTAAGTGCGCTCAAATCGATGCGCCTGGATACTGAAGCCGCATTACCGCATGGGCTTTGTCTGTTTGATCCCGACTGGCACCAGGGTGTTATTGGCATCCTCGCAGCACGCATCAAGGAGCGCACACACCGGCCGGTCATCGCCTTTGCCCCGGCCAGTGAACACGATATCAAGGGTTCGGCACGCTCTGTGCCGGGGCTGCATATCCGCGATGTGCTGGACAGCGTGGCGGCACGGCACCCGGGGCTGCTCACCAAATTTGGCGGCCATGCCATGGCTGCCGGGCTGAGCCTGCGGCGCGCCGATTTTGAAACCTTCAGCGCAGCCTTCGATGCCGAAGTACGCCGCCACCTTTCCGCAGACGCGCTACAGGGCAGCGTCCAGAGTGACGGTGAGCTGTCTGCGGATGAGCTGCGGCTGGAAGTCGCCGAGATGCTGCGCAATGCCGACCCCTGGGGTCAGGGCTTCCCGGAGCCCTTGTTTGATGGTGAGTTTGAAATACTCAACCAGCGCAGGCTGGGGGGAAAGCATCTCAAGCTGAGTGTACGGCACCCGCAGGGTCAACAACCCCTGGACGCCATCGCCTTCAATATTGCGGAGGATGATCGCCTGAGACTTGAAAACAGCACGCGCGCGCACCTGGTCTACAAGCTGGATGTAAATGACTACCGTGGACAGCGCAGCCTGCAGCTCATTATTGAGCATGCCGTGGATTGATAATGGATTATCGAAGTCGCCTGGTCGGGAACCAAAGTGGTGCGAACAACAGCGGAAAGCTCTAGAAGATTTCGTGCAGGGCGAGGGTAGTGTACGTCGCTGCCAGATTCTTCTGCCCCTGCACGGCCAGTGCATTTGTTGCTGCCACCTTCTCGATCCAGCCCTTGATGCGGTTGGAGTCTGAAACGATGGCGCTTCGCCCTGCGGCATCCAACAGGACAATGACCAGCGGGCGGTCGGCGATGCGCGCCTGCATGGCGACGCAATGCCCGGCTGGTATGATATAGCCGGTTTTGCTGAGGCCAATCTCCCAGCTGTCATTACGCACCAGTGGATTTGAATTACGGTATTTGAGGACACTCTTCTGACGTACCTCATAACTCTCCGTGGTGGTGATCTCACGTATCTGCGGGTATGCCAGACTGGCACTCACCAGATTCACCAGCTCCTCTGCTGTCGAGGTATTCTCGCTGTTCAGCCCGGTGGCATCGACAAAGCGCGTGTTTTGCATGCCCAGCAGTGCCGCCTTGGCGTTCATCGCGGCATAGAAGGCCCGGCTGCCCTTGGGGTAGCTGCGCGCCAGCGCGGAGGAGGCACGATTTTCGGACGACATCAGGGCAAGCTGCAGCAGTTCACGTCGCGTATGTACGGTGCCTACGCGCAGCCGGGAATGGGAGTTGCGCAGTGTATCAATGTCACTTTCGGTAATGCGGATTTTTTCGCCCATCGGCAGCCCGGCATCAAGCGTAACCATGGCGGTCATCAACTTGGTAATCGAGGCGATGGGGCGTTTGACATCGGCATTCTTTGCATACAGCACCTGACTGCTGTCGAGATCGACCACCATAACGCTATCTGAAGACAGGCTGGGCGCATCATTGGCTATGGAGCGCACCTCAGTACCGGCGCTGTAGGCCCACCCCGGCAGGGCCACTGCAGCACAGATACACCCTGTCTTGAGCAGCCGCAGGATACGTACCGTGGTCTTGTTATGCATGGTTGCAGCCCCCGCCAAGCTCATATGTTTTTCACAATACCCTAACAACTGGCTGAATACAATGCACTAAAGATACAAAATTGTTGCCTCAGCCGTAGTGGCAGACATAATCGAGCAGTTGATCCACCTCAATCTCGAAGTGCGAGTTGGCCGGCACATAAAAACTTGCTCCGGCCTGGTAGTCATCCCAGCCCTGCTTGTCGGCCAGCTTGACGCGGCAATGGCCCTGCGTGATTTCCATCTGCTCCGGCACCTGGGTGGAAAACCGGTAGCTGCCCGGCAGTATCACGCCCAGCGTCTTCATCTCGCCATCGGCGGTGATGATAGAGCGGCTCGTGACCTTGCCGTCAAAATAGACGTTGGCCTTCCTGTGGATTTCTGCGTTCTTGAAGCTCACTTCCCATCCCTCAGACGGCGCGCAATACGCATGCGCAACGCGTTCAGCTTGATAAAGCCTCCTGCATCGGCCTGATTATAAGCACCGGCATCCTCCTCGAAGGTGGCGATGCCGGGATCAAACAGGCTGTCGGTAGCGGATTTCCGGCCAACAGCGCTGACACTGCCCTTGTAGAGCTTCATGCGCACCACACCGTTGACGGTCGCCTGTGAGGCATCGATCATCTGCTGCAGCAGCACACGCTCGGGGCTCCACCAGTAGCCATTGTAGATCAGGCTGGCATAGCGCGGCATCATCTCGTCCTTGAGGTGGGCGACCTCGCGATCCAGGGTGATGGACTCAATGGCGCGATGCGCCTTGAGCATGATGGTGCCACCCGGAGTTTCATAGCAGCCCCGCGACTTCATGCCGACGTAGCGGTTCTCAACCACATCCAGCCTGCCGATGCCGTTCTCGCCACCGATGCGGTTCAGCGTCTCCAGCACCTTGGCCGGCGTCATCGCTACACCATCAATAGCGGCAATATCACCCTTGGCATAAGTCATCTCAAGATACGTCGGCTTGTCGGGCGCCTTTTCCGGCGCCACCGTCCAGCGCCACATGCCCTCTTCCGCCTCCGTCCATGGATCCTCCAGTATGTCGCCTTCATAGGAGATGTGCAGCAGGTTGGCATCCATCGAATACGGCGATTTTTTGCCGCGCTTCATCTCGACCGGAATGGCATGCTGCTCGGCATAGGCCAGCAGCTTCTCACGCGAGGTCAGATCCCACTCGCGCCACGGTGCAATAACATGCACATCGGGCTTGAGCGCGTAATAACCCAGCTCAAACCGTACCTGGTCATTGCCCTTGCCCGTCGCGCCGTGTGACACTGCGTCAGCGCCGGTTTCATTGGCAATCTCGATCTGGCGTTTGGCGATCAACGGCCGTGCGATGGAGGTGCCCAGCAGATACTCACCCTCATAGATCGCATTGGCGCGAAACATGGGAAACACGAAGTCGCGCGCGAACTCCTCGCGCAAGTCGTCGATATATATTTCCTTCACCCCTGCGCTCTTGGCCTTGGCACGCGCTGGCTCGACCTCTTCGCCCTGCCCGATGTCGGCGGTGAAGGTCACTACCTCACAGCGGTAATTCTCCTGTAGCCATTTGAGGATAACGGAAGTATCAAGCCCCCCGGAGTAGGCGAGCACAACTTTTTTAATTTCAGACATTTAAACTCCAAATGTAGGGCGGGTTAGCGTAGCGTAATCCGCCAGCGATTGATGGGTTACGGCGCTACGCGCCTCACCCACCCTGCTCGCCTACAATCCAACGCAAAGACGCCAAGGCGCAAACACAGAGAACGCAAGCAATTATTGACAAGATACCACGTCATCTTACGGTAACTCAGCATCGCACATGAAACTTTGGTTCTTAACCTACATTAATACTTTGCGTCTTGGCGTCTTCGCGTTGGATTTTTCTATTTCGCAGTTGCCACCGCGGCCGTACGCCTCAGGCGCGATAACAAGCGCCTTGCCATGTCGCCGAACAGTTCGGTTTGCGTGGGATGCGGATGAATCGCGTGCGCCACCTGTTCCAGCGTCATGTCGCCCGCCACCATCATCACCGCTTCGCCAATTAACGTATCGGCGTGGTCGGCGAGAAAATGTACGCCGATGATGCGGTGTGTCTTCTTGTCCGCGACCAGCTTGATCAGGCCCAGCGTCTCATTGGTGATCATGGCCTTGGCATCGATACTCATGGGTACCTTAACTTCGACTGCGTCGATATTTTTGGCCTTGGCCTGCTCCACTGACAGGCCGACAAACGCGGCCTGAGGACGGGTGAAGATCACTCCGCAATCCTTGTCCTGCTGGTACTGTGCCGCATCTTCACCGACGATGTTCGCCGCCGCCACCCGTCCCTGCGTGCCTGCAGTGTGAGCGAGCATGTAACCGCCAACCACGTCACCCACTGCGAAGATGTGCGGCACACTGGTACGACCGCGCGTATCGGCCTTGATGACGCCCTTCTCCACAACGACACCAGCCTGCTCCAGCTTGAGCGGTTCCAGCAGCGGGCGTTTGCCGGTGGCCATCAACACGTAGTCGCAGGCCAGCGTGTGGACTTTATCATCTGCATCGGTGAAGCCCAGCTTCATTGCGCCGGGCTTACCCTTGATGTCTTGCACCTTGGCGGAGACCTGTACCGTGAGATGCGGATCCTTGCTCAGAATCTCGGCGAGATTTTTGGCGATTTCCGGTTCGACCTCGGCCAACAGGCGCGGCTGCCCTTCGAGCAGTGTGACCTGTGTGCCGAAATCCTGAAAAATCTGCGCCATCTCGACACCAATGGCGCCGCCGCCAACGATGGCCAGTTTTTTCGGCGCCTGCTTCAACGTCCACACCGTGTCGGAGGTCAGCACACCCCCATTTTCAAGGCCTGCATCCGCGCCGGGTATCGGCGGCACAAACGGCGGTGCGCCAGCGGCGATCACCGCGCAGCCGAAGGTGATGCGTTCGCCCCTGGATCCGTCGCCCTGCGGCGTGCGCGGGTGCGGGTCACTGCTGTTGGCCGAGGTATCGACAAACAGACGGTGGTCAGTTTCAAAACTGGCAAAACCCTGAATGAGCTTGACCTTGACCCCGGTGTCGGTCTTTTTTGCCATCTCGCCACGGGTTTCCAGGATGCTACGCCGGGTTTTTTCCAGCTCGGCGAAATTCAGTTTGCCACCGGTGGTGCCCTCCACACCGAGGTGCGTGTCGTGGGCACGGTCGCGCAGGCGATCCGCTGCCGCACGCCAGGCCTTGGACGGAATACAGCCGCGCCACAGGCATTCGCCGCCGGGCAACGGTGCATCATTGATCATGGCGACCTTGATGCCATGCTCCGCCAGCTCGCGGGCACAGTCTTCGCCACCCGGTCCGCCGCCGATAACAACCACGTCATAATCCCATTTACCTTCAGGTATTGCAGGGCCCAGTGCTCCCATCCAGGTCTCCGGTTGTTCGATATGGCTTTTCAGGGTATTGAGAAACAGCGCCACTTCGGCCCCACTCACCACACGATGATCGGCGGTAATGGTAAGCGGCATGCCTTGTTCCTGCGTGGTGGCAATGGCCAGGATAGCGGCCGTGCCGGGGGTGGGTATGGCGTCGAAATAGCTCACACCCAGCATGCCCATGTTGGAGATCATGAAGGTGGGGTTGGCATATTCTTCCGGCTTCAGGCGCCGCACACGCGCCCGTTCGACCAGATCCTTCCATGCCGTATTTAATTCATCAAGATTACGCGACTCGCAGTGCCGCAACACCGGCACTACCAGACCACCACCCTCGGCCGAAACCGCGATGCCGATATCGACATCGTCACGCTCGACCAGCTTGTCCACCGGCTGATAGGCCCAGTTGATAGTCGGGTGCTTCTTGATCGCTTCGGCACAGGCCTTGGCAATCAATACGGTCAGCGACACCCCTTTACGCTTGGCCGCCTTGGCCAACTGCTCCGGACGGGCATTGACCGTCACATGGAAGGTTGGCATGGTCAGTGCCGCCGTCATGGAATGGCTTACCGCGCGCTCCATCGCCGTCATCGCGCGACCGTGCCCCGGCACCTGCACCTCGGGCATGGTATGGGCGGGAATATGCTGGGCCACTTCGCTCGGGCGCTCCAGCGGCTGGGCGCGCCGAATATCTTGCGCGGTAATGACGCCCTCCGGGCCGGTGCCCTTGAGCGTGTTCAGATTCACATGCAGCTCAGCGGCAAGCTTGCGCGCCTGCGGCGTAGCCTGCTTGTTATCAGGCCGGGGCGCGTGCGCTGCCGCCTCCGCACCCATCGCCGGTGCCCTGTGCCCAGGCGCGGGATGGGCCTCGGCCAAACGGTGGCGCTGTTCCTGTGCCGAGGGGCTGGTCACATTATCCACCGCGCCCTTGCCGACCACGGCGAGATTGCTGCGCACCACCTCATCCGCCTTATCCACCAGATAGGCCAGCGCGCCGCCAACCGCCACCACACTGTCTACGGGCGCAACCGGGCCAGACAGAAATCCGGCACGGAACACCTCAACATCCATAATCGCCTTGTCGGTCTCGACCTGGGCCACCACAGCGCCACGCTCAATCCTGTCGCCGGGCTGCATGCTCCAACCCACCACCACACCCTCAGTCATGGTGTCGGAGAGCTGTGGCATCTTGATCACATGCGTTGCGGCCACCGGGGCATCCGTCTTGGCGGGTTGCCCCGCTGCCGGCGGCTTACTGGCGGGCGGCTCTGCATCAGGCGTTGACGCAGCAGGTGTTGACGCAGCAGGTGTTGACGCGGCAGCTGCGGGCGCGGGTTGCGGTACTGCGGCGCTGTCGGGCTGCACCTCGGCGGCGGTAGCGGCCAGATAGGCAATCACCGCACCCACCGCCACCACACTGTCCGGAGCGGCACGCGGGCCAGACAGAAATCCATCCCGAAACACTTCCACATCCATGATGGCCTTGTCGGTTTCCACCGTCGCCACCACGTCGTTGCGTTTGACCTTGTCGCCGATATTCTTCTCCCAGCTCACCACGACACCTTCAGTCATGGTGTCGGAAAGCTGGGGCATTTTTATTGGGTAGGATTCAGACATGGGCGGTAATTTAAAGCCTTTTTAGTTGAGGCACCCCAAATAAAGGAACCTCTGATGTATTCAGAGGTTCCTTGTGGTGCATGGATGCACCGCCATTCATCAACCCCTCCCCAAACAGGGAGGGATATCTATTCACTCCTTACAGCTTTCCGCACAATTTGAGCACGGCATTCACCACATCCTGCACGTTCGGAATAGCGGCCTTCTCCAGCGTGTGGTTATAAGGTATAGGCACATTGACAGCCGAGACCCTGACCGGCGCGGCGTCCAGCTCGAAGAAGCACTCCTCGTTGATGATCGCCATGATTTCCGCACCCACGCCTACGGCGGGCTCGGCCTCTTCCACGATCATGGCCTTGTGGGTTTTCGCAACCGAGGCCTTGATGCCTTCTCGATCCAGCGGCGAAAGCGCATACAAATCGATCACCTCGGCATCGATGCCGTGCTGGCTGGACAATATTTCGGCCGCCTTCAGACACCAGTGTACCGAGATGTTATAGCCAAACAGGCTGACGTCACGTCCGGCGCGGGCCACCTCGGAGCCTTCCAACGGGTGGAAATACTCACCATCCGGCACCGGCCCCTTCATGTTGTACATGAGTTCGTGCTCATTGATGAACACGGGGTCGTTGCAACGCAGCGCGGATTTGATCATTCCGTAGGCCTGCCGCGGACTCGAGGGCGTCACCACCCGCAGGCCGGCGATGCCCATGAACACCTTCTCCATGCGCGCCGAGTGCTGTGCGCCCAGCTGGTGCGCGGTGCCGCCCGGCGAACGTATCACCACCGGCGCCGTGAGCTGTCCGCCCGACATGTAGCGCACCTTGGCGGCGGAATTCGCAATTTGATCCAGCGCCAGCCAGGCAAAATTCACCGACATGATTTCGATGATGGGACGCACACCGGCAAATGAAGCGCCAATACCCAACCCGGTATAACCGTTTTCTGAAATGGGGGTGTCCATCACGCGCTCGGGACCGAACTTGTCATACAGGCCCTGGGTGGCCTTGTAGGTGCCGCCCACCACGCCGATGTCCTCGCCCATCGCGATCACCAGCGGGTCGCGCGTCATCTCTTCATCGTGCGCGCGGCGGATGGCCTCCCAGTACATGATGTCCTTGCTGCCACCTTTGGGCGCAGGCTTGCCGCCTACCCACGGATCGTTTTCGGCCAGCACATACTTTTCCAGCTCTTCTTTTTTCGGCTCCGGCGATTCTTCAGCGAATTTGATAATGTCGTCTTCAATATGCTTGATGATCTCGTCATCCAGCGCCTGATAGTCCTTGTCCGTGTACTGCTTGTCCGCGATCAGGCGGTCACGCAACAGAATGATCGGGTCGCGCTTGTTCCAGGCGCGCTCCTCATCCTTGACGCGGTAGGCGTTGGAGTCGGACATGGAATGTCCACGATAGCGGTAGGTCATTAACTCCAGAAAATACGGGCCGTTGCCGCCGCGCACATGATCTACGGCCTGCCTGGCTGCTGCGTAGACCACCTCGATATCCTGGCCATCCACCTGCTGGGCGGGAATGTTGTAGGCCGCCGCACGCTTGTACTGGTCGAGCACCGCAGTCGAGCGTTCGATGCGCGTGCCGATACCGTACAGGTTGTTTTCACACACGAACAACACGGGCAGGTTCCACACCTTCGCCATGTTAAGCGTCTCATGGAAAGTGCCCTGATTGTTGGCGGCATCGCCGAGGAAACAAATCGCAATCTCGTCGCCGCCCTTGAGCTTGATCGCCTTCGCCATGCCCGCCGCGAGCGGGAACGGCCCACCTACCAGCGCGTAGCCGCCCATGAAGTGGTGCTTGGTGTCGAAAATGTGCATGGAACCGCCGCGGCCTTTGCACACGCCGGTCTCCTTGCCGAACAGTTCCGCCATCACGGCCTTGGGGTCAGCACCACACTTGATGGCATGCACGTGGTCGCGATAACCGGTAATGACGTAATCATGGCCGGGGCGCGCGGCCTCCAGCACACCGTGCGCACACGCCTCCTGACCAGGGTAGAGATGCAGGAAACCGCCAATCTTGCGTTCCACATACGCCTCGTAGCAGCGTTCTTCGAAACGGCGCGCAAACAGCATCTCGCGCAACAGGCGTTTCTTGTCGGCAACACCAAGCACGGGCGTCACGTCCTCCGCTGAACTGATGGCTTTTGTGATAGGCATGGCGCAGGATATCCCCAAGGTTGGTAACCGGGCTATGATCGGTGTTTTAAACCGGGAGGTCAAGGGAAACCCCTCCTCCAACTCTTTGATTGAGAACCATAATGAACAGCAAAGTCAAGATAAAACAACATGCTAAGGCCATCACCCGCATAGGCAGTACGGACAGCCTGATTGTCGTGCTGCCCACGAGCCGCGACAAAAACCACTGGCCGCTATTTCCCCACAGTGACGTGTTGCGAAAACGCCTCGCACGCCGCGCAGAACACGATTGCACACGCATACCCTTCAGCACAGATTTACCCGATGCTGCCGGCACGCCTGTGGCGCTCGCTACTGTGGACGAAACCAGCAGCAGCTTTGAACTGCTGACGCTGGCGCGCAAGCTGGTAGCAGCAGCCATGGCACCCAACCCACGCACCCTCACCCTGTGTCTGGCGGGACTGAGTGCCCTGCTCGCCGCCCGCGTGGCAGAAGCGCTGGTTGCGGCGCTGCTGGCCGCCAGCCAGCCCCTGCCCCACTTCAAAAGCAAAAAGGACAAACCGGTCAAGCTCGCGTTGCTCGATCTATACGGCGTGCAGAAAAAACTCGCGCTCAGCCGCACCTTTGCCGAGGCAGAGGGCAACAATCTCGCCCGCTCCCTCACCGCGCTGCCGCCGAACGAATTGACACCCGGCCTGTATCGCCAGCGCATCGCTGCGCTCGCCCGTGAGCACGGCTGGCGCATGCAGTTTCTCGACATCAAAAAACTCAAGCGCCTTAAGGCCGGTGCGTTTCTCGCCGTCGCGCAAGGCAGCAGCGTGCCGGACGCCGGCATTGTACATCTGCGTTACCAGCCCGCGCGCACGCGCAAACCGTCCGTCGCATTGGTCGGCAAAGGCGTCTGCTTCGACACCGGCGGCACCAACCTCAAACCCGCCAAGCACATGTACGGCATGCACGAGGACATGGAAGGCAGCGCGGTCGCGCTTGGCACATTGCTCGCGCTCACCGCGCTTAAAGTCGATTTCCCGGTGGACTGCTGGCTCGCACTGGTGCAAAACCACATCGGCCCCAACGCCTACAAACAAAACGACGTGGTACGCGCCTGCAACGGCACCAGCATCGAAGTCGTACACACTGACGCCGAAGGCCGCATGATACTCGCCGACACACTCGCCCTCGCCTGCAAACGCAAACCCGCGCTCATGATCGACTACGCCACCCTCACCGGCGCGTGCGTCTATGCGCTGGGCACGGCTTACAGCGGCGCCTTCACCAATCGCCCGCAATGGAACTCCACCCTCATCGAAGCCGGACGCGCCAGCGGCGAACGCGTGTGGCCGTTCCCCATGGACGCAGACTACGACACGCAACTCGAAAGCAAGATCGCCGACATCAAACAGTGCAGCACGGAAGGCGAAGCCGATCACATCCTCGCCGCGCGATTTTTAAACCGGTTTGTGGAAAAAGACATCCCTTGGGTGCATGTGGATTTATCGAGCGGTAACCATAAAGGCGGCCTCGCCCACATCCCGACCGACATCACCGGCTTCGGCGTGCGCCTTACGCTCAATTTATTACTGGAACAAAACGTGTTGACTCGCCCACGCGGCAAGTCATGATAATTAATATATGAACGATGCGCGGGAAGGAGACTCGTTTTGCTGGATTTCGTCGTTGCCTCTCGGCAACCATTGGCCATGTCACTGTTGGTGGTTGAAGTCATGTCTTGCCCCCTGATGAGGTCCCTGTCCTTTGGCATCCCGCAGACGCCGCCGCAGGAGCGGCGTTAGCCTCGATGCGCCGCAAGACGTGCTCAAATCGGGGCAAGGGCGCCCCTCCCAAAGCGCTGTCCAACACCAACAAATAACGATGAAAGAGCCTTAAAATTTGAACGTGTAACGCACATAGAAATCGACGTCCTCGCGTTTGTACAAACTGCCGACGCGCTGATGAATATCCTCACGATTCCGGACGCGCGCCTCTAATGCCTGTTCCTTGTCGATGGCCCATTTGTAGCGCAACTCGACGAGATTGGCATTGGGGCCGAAATCCGGAGACAACAGCCAGCCATCGCCCGCACGGCCGAACACAAGCCCTACGCTGTGCCGTGGAACAATATCGATAAAATTGAACGTGATCTGTGCCGCGAGTCCATCGGCGTCACCTGACGTACCGGTTCTCACCACGCTGCGTTGAGGGGTGTTCGGGGCGTAACCTGCTTCGCCGGCCAGCATGAACTTCATGCTGCCACGCATCGGCCACTGCCCAGCGAGTCGGCCGACCAAGCCCCAGTAGTCCTCAACTGGCCCCACACCGACACCGCTGCTGTGCAGGGCATCCGGCAACCAGGTGATATCCACCGCGCGCTGAATGAGCGGTCCGGCTTTTTGTGTGTTTTCAAGGCCGACAAAATAGGACACGCGACTGCCGTCGCCCCTGAAATCAAGCGGTGCATGCCGTACCTGGGTTGCACCTTCACTGTCGTTGTACTGGGCAATCGCAGTCGTGGCCCAGCCGCTCACGGACGTGTGCTTGACCTGAACACCATCGGTCCAGGTGATGTCGGTGTTCGGGCTGTCATTCCGATCCAGCGATTTCTTGGCCACGCCAGCGAGTTCGGCCTTGCTCTGGAAGCGGCCAAGGCGCACTTGCCATGCCGTGTCCGGACGATATTCAACATAGGCCTCGTCCAGCGTGGAATCGCCGCGGCGCAAGCCGTCATCAGCCGGGATGCTGCTGAAAATCTCGAAGTGCAACGCGTTGCGATCATCCGTGGAATAACGCCCGGCGAAGCGAACCTGTGCCAGCCATTGCTCGTTGAATTTGGCGCTGACCCCAGGGCGCACGCGCAACCGAAATTCGTCGGTTGTGTCTTCCGTGCCGTTACGGTCGTCGCGGTGCAGCGAGAAAAATCCCGTTCGCACATCGCCGTTCACAGAGAATTCAACGGCCGCAGCCGGGCCAGCCAAAGCCAGGCACCAAACCGAGAACACCGGACTTCCCCATTTCTTAAAACAAAACATGATGGCTCTTTAATCATTCCGATAGTGTATAAGAAGTATAAAGGCCATTTTCCCCGAAAACCATCGACCATTTTCCGGGTTCAGACGCCCGTGATCACGCTTATGCTTGTGTGATCAATGGGGTCAGGCTGAGGCATACCCGATTCCACGGACATGTGGTTAGGGGGCAATAGATTTTTCTTCATACTGCATCGGACTCACGTAACCGAGTGTTTCGCGTAGCCGTTCCCGATTATAAAACACTTCAATCCACTCGAAGAGGGCGCTTCTTGCCTCGGCCCGGGTCTTGAAGTCACAGCCCCAGACCAGCTCATTCTTGAGGCCAGAGAAGAAGCTCTCGGCCACGGCATTGTCGTAGCAATCGCCCTTCCTGCTCATACTCATACTGGGGATCATGTGGTGGGCCTTCAGTATGGCGCGATAGCTTACGCTGGCGTACAGGATGCCTTGGTCGGTGTGGTGGATGAGGCCGGGCTTGGGATTGCGCCGCGCGATGGCCATGACCAAGGCATCGTTGGCGAGTGGCCGGTTCTGGCGATCACTCATGGCCCAGCCCACCACCTTGCGCGAGTAGAGATCGAGCAGTACCGCAAGATGCAGCCAGCCTTCGCGGGTCGGGATGAAGGTGATGTCGCCGACCCATATGCGATTGGGCCGGTCCACAGTGAAGTGGCGATCCAGCAGATTCGGTGCGGCCGGATCACTGTTGCGGGCCGCATACGACAGACGGAAGCGGCGCGCCCATTTGGGCACGATACCGTGGAGGCTGCGCAACCGCGCCACACGATTATGGCCGTACATCTGGCCTTCTGCCCGGAGTGCCCGCACCGTCTTGACCACGCCATAGGCCTCACGTGCGCGGGCATGGACGGTTTGGATGCGCGTGAGCACATCACGGTTTTCCAATGTCCGCGTGCAGGCGAGCCGCCCTTGCCAAGCGTAGTAACCACTGCGGGAGACCTCGAGCGCCCGACACAGCGCAGTGATACGGTGAGCTCGCGCGTGCTCCTCGATGAACTGATATCTCACGACGATTCCCGCGCAAAGTACACGGCCGACTTTTTTAAAATGATATTCTCTTCCCTGAGGCGTGCGTTTTCGCGCTGAAGCTTCACGAACTCCGCCTCCCGGCCAGCGCGGCGACCGTGGCCAGGAAACACCTGCTCCCCACCTTTGGCCTGCAACTGCTCTTTCCACTTGTAGATCTGGTTGCGTCGAATTCCGAGTTCGCGGGCAAGGTCGGCGGCAGGCTTATCGCCGCGTTCCAATAATCGCACCGCTTCCAGCTTGAATTCCTTGGGGAAACAACGGACGCTTCTTCATCGGACATCCTCCTTCTGGCATTATGTGCCTATCTGGGTGTCCGTGAAACTAGGTATACCTCAGGCTGACCCTGTTATTCTTGTGTGGATTTATCGAGCGGTAACCATAAAGG encodes:
- the recJ gene encoding single-stranded-DNA-specific exonuclease RecJ, yielding MKVIRRIATSPSLLPDHLHPVLKRIYATRGINSAQELDYALAHLHSPAAFASTQPLLGESGTGPGGMEHAVALLAAALADNKRIVIVADFDADGATSCAFAIRALRLMGAQDVRYVVPDRFKYGYGLTPEIVMATAPMAADLLITVDNGISSIEGVRTARQLGLQVVITDHHLPGAELPAADAIVNPNLPEEDFPPHKDVPVSREAGRRERPSKHLAGVGVIFYVMLALRAHLRTTHWFHEKNIPDPNLAQLLDLVALGTVADVVPLDHNNRILVAQGLQRIRSGRCIAGIRALLTVAGKNVERICASDLAFSAAPRLNAAGRLEDMALGIECLLCDDYTAALDMAQRLDTLNRERRSIESEMQEQALSALKSMRLDTEAALPHGLCLFDPDWHQGVIGILAARIKERTHRPVIAFAPASEHDIKGSARSVPGLHIRDVLDSVAARHPGLLTKFGGHAMAAGLSLRRADFETFSAAFDAEVRRHLSADALQGSVQSDGELSADELRLEVAEMLRNADPWGQGFPEPLFDGEFEILNQRRLGGKHLKLSVRHPQGQQPLDAIAFNIAEDDRLRLENSTRAHLVYKLDVNDYRGQRSLQLIIEHAVD
- a CDS encoding serine hydrolase, which gives rise to MHNKTTVRILRLLKTGCICAAVALPGWAYSAGTEVRSIANDAPSLSSDSVMVVDLDSSQVLYAKNADVKRPIASITKLMTAMVTLDAGLPMGEKIRITESDIDTLRNSHSRLRVGTVHTRRELLQLALMSSENRASSALARSYPKGSRAFYAAMNAKAALLGMQNTRFVDATGLNSENTSTAEELVNLVSASLAYPQIREITTTESYEVRQKSVLKYRNSNPLVRNDSWEIGLSKTGYIIPAGHCVAMQARIADRPLVIVLLDAAGRSAIVSDSNRIKGWIEKVAATNALAVQGQKNLAATYTTLALHEIF
- a CDS encoding pyrimidine/purine nucleoside phosphorylase codes for the protein MSFKNAEIHRKANVYFDGKVTSRSIITADGEMKTLGVILPGSYRFSTQVPEQMEITQGHCRVKLADKQGWDDYQAGASFYVPANSHFEIEVDQLLDYVCHYG
- a CDS encoding argininosuccinate synthase, with the protein product MSEIKKVVLAYSGGLDTSVILKWLQENYRCEVVTFTADIGQGEEVEPARAKAKSAGVKEIYIDDLREEFARDFVFPMFRANAIYEGEYLLGTSIARPLIAKRQIEIANETGADAVSHGATGKGNDQVRFELGYYALKPDVHVIAPWREWDLTSREKLLAYAEQHAIPVEMKRGKKSPYSMDANLLHISYEGDILEDPWTEAEEGMWRWTVAPEKAPDKPTYLEMTYAKGDIAAIDGVAMTPAKVLETLNRIGGENGIGRLDVVENRYVGMKSRGCYETPGGTIMLKAHRAIESITLDREVAHLKDEMMPRYASLIYNGYWWSPERVLLQQMIDASQATVNGVVRMKLYKGSVSAVGRKSATDSLFDPGIATFEEDAGAYNQADAGGFIKLNALRMRIARRLRDGK